From the Papaver somniferum cultivar HN1 chromosome 2, ASM357369v1, whole genome shotgun sequence genome, the window gagtatATTTGCaacagtacgcatactatgctatattcaatcaatggttaattgtaattgttctaaactccactttaatcattgaaatattcttggaagacgagaatacatgtctcacacaaactattagctttaaagcgattttcaagtgatcaaaggatcaatacgaaacattccgaatctacatcaaatgactgtctcacacaaatcatgtaagatgttaccatgcgattttcccatgaccatcttttgactttcgtcaagaacataagatgaacttggttaaagcgaaagcttaccagcacatgtttcgagaaatatgtaagcgagttaaacttagctcgaaatctcaaatgtgcataaactGAATTCTATAtaattatacgacttttgtctcaaaaaggagatagagtagaaatagactttctgagtgatagatgagttcaagtctccacataccttttgtttatgaagttccacaagctctccttagtagttattcgtcttcaatcgatgagcgtcgtgaaatctaaagctcaactacacattctatcctaatctgagacttagctataagtagactagaaatcaagacttatagtttttacaattaaacttgacaaacaagcttgagatagcaacctttgcgagttcgatcgagcaatgctctaaaaaaatGTTAAAGAGAGAATGAAAGACCAATTTCTATTTTATGTTGGAAATTTtaaagttctttttttttataatcggTCAAAAATATATTTAAAGATAGACTAATTTTAGATTTAACATGTGCTCGTACCGTGGTGTTTGAAGGAAAGAGATGAAAACATTATACTCATGCATGGAACAGAAATTTTAAAAGGAATTAATAGGAAAAAGAAGAGTATATTAACCCCATTTGTTTCTCATctatgcacaatactctttgtgATTTTAAATCGATATTTGATGGAAAATCAAGGGTATGTTTTgagaatatatgagaaggaaCCAATATTAATGTTGGATGATATTTTGGGATTACAAAAATAGTGGTGACGACGACAAAAAATGTGAAAACTTGAAATGTAACAATAGTGTAGTCAATCTTGACAGAGAAAACCGGCCTTAGTCTTTGACggaaaaaatttctttatctTGGCGAGACAAGTTCGAACCGTAAAACTCATTGAAACAGCCGAAATCTCACGCTACACTGAGTAGAGTGTTAATGAAATGATGATATCTAGTAGGCAGTTATTCAGAACTAGACTCAAACTTGTTTATTTGATTTCTTTGGACTTGTTAATAACTTTTAGTATTCACTCGATATTTTTGTATCTTGTGCATATCTAAGTATTTTTAGCCAAAAGTTtataatttatttaaatttatttaatttcGACCCCGAATTTATttccatttctatcctttttctTGAAACTTTATATAAATCAAAATAAGTGAGATTCAAGTAAGGATGACGGATTTCCGACAAACGCctagatttttcttgttttactgATTCTGATTTTAGTTCCCCTGGTGTTTTCATGTACACTCAAAAATTGCTTTTCGACTTCTGGAAGTCGAAAAATCAGAAATCAGTTTGGCAATGTCATTTCAGAACAACTTCTAGTTGTTTGCCAAACTGACTTCTAGAAGtagaaaaattaacttttttgtgagtcaaaatagttttgcttatgACAGTCTGTTTTCTGGTATCCAAATGCTCTCTGGACACTTAAAAAGTAATTTTTTTACTTTTAAAAGACAAAAAGTAAGAGATCTGGGTGTAGCATTTCAAAATGATTTCTAAAAGCAAAAAAATTAACTGTTGATGTaacaaaatagttttgcttctgacttctacttctaATTCTAACTTCTGCATacgggtgtaaattcgggcaggacAGGCCGCCCggtccaaaaactaagacaggtcgggcaggccaggcttaatatttgtgagcccgtaaataaattcaggccgggcaggccggATAAaaatagataatttgctacccaaagaccgcccgaagcccgctttttatacgggcagggcagatcgggccggacatgctactattttttttttttttttttaagttaaaatttttcaaatgaatggtattaaatttatttatttttaatataatatcctttcctttctaacattgcatactttaagtgatagtattattttatatttaaattacaatgacaaatttttaattttagcctataataaataattaattagagtacaataaactttctaataagaaaatatattaccattaatgttttgaaaaggttaattataagtaaaaacaagtaTATATTTAATTTTTCTTGACAAAAAATTGACAATTgtaaaatggtaacttttaagtctctttaagaggatattaaatgattaatggcacatagaaagttttcaggccgggcaccaggccggatATCAGGcagggcatcataattaattgcaaagcccgagaccgcccaataaattaatccaggccaggccgggtggtccatgacgggccataacaggctttgggcacttcgggtacaggcggacTCGGATGGGTACAGGCAGGCCAAGTATTTCCGGGTATTATTTACATCCCTACTTCTGCAGCCCACTTGCAGCGATTCATGCTCACGATCTTGTTATAAACCGAGCATAATCGGGCCCATTTGTGGAAACCTCATAGGAAATAGAATAGCCGTATCTCATTTTTTGATCCCCACCCTGCAGCAACAGCAATTCTTTGTAGACAGAGAGAGGCAGACCTTTGAAATTAGTGGCGGGGATCTTATCATCTTCCCCCTCACTCCAACCCAATACGAGACTCAGACACTCTTAAACTATTAGAATTTACACTCTACAGTATCCGCCAACTTCTAGGGTTTATCAAGAAAAACCCCTCACAGTCCACAATGTTAGCTTCACTCAAATTCCCCCCCACTCTTCCTTCAAATCGTTTCTTCTGCTGCCACTGTACCTCTTCACCCCGTACAGAACAACCCACTATTGACATGGTCAAATACGAAGAAGCTTTTGCTAAGAGGATGGCAATGGCTGGACTCAAACCTCATCACAGAATTGGTTTGTCCCTCTCATTCTCTGCAGCTTTTTAGCTGAAAGATTCAATTTTTATCTGTTTTGATTTGTTTGATGATGGTAATTGCAGCTGTAGGAGTTTCAGGAGGACCAGATAGTGTGGCTCTTTGTGTATTGACATCTCAGTGGAAAAAGGATGCCCTAATTGGAATTGATGAAAAAGATGGGTGTGTAGATGGGCTATTAGCCATTGTAGTTGACCATGGTTTACGAAAAGAGAGCAAAGATGAAGCAAATGTAGTCCACGATAGGGTTTCGAAACTGGGTATTGCTTTtaatttgttttagttttttccATGTTTTACTAGTAATTTTGTGgaatagtgttgatggtggtcttTGTGTAGGTGTTAGATGTGAAATTGCAAGTTGTGACTGGTTAGATGGAAGGCCAAAGCTGGGACATTTGCAAGAAGCCGCTCGTGATATGAGGTCAGATATCTTGAGTTCAGTATTTTAGCCGTTTCAGTTTTGTTGAATGTTGTATTTTAGCTGAATAGAAAAAACTGTGGGTGTCAAATTTTCTGATTATGGGTTGTTCTGGACGCCAGGTATCAAATTCTGCAGAATGTTTGCCTGGAAAACCAAATTAGTGTGCTGCTTATTGCACACCATGCGGATGATCAGGTATGTCGTCTCTATCTAGTTCACCGTGTCCTTGGAATCAAAGTGCTCGTGTATAAGTAATTTAGAAAATTTAGCTTCTTCTTTGTGATAAATGGGAACTTCAGCCCTTACAGTGAACAACTCTGACCTCAGGCGTATGTTAGATGTTGCACTTTCATATCTCACTAGAAAATAATCTTTTGTTAAATGTTGCACTCATAACTCGAGCTTTAGAATTTTTTagcaaagaaaagaaatcaagaagGAATTTCAAAGCTTCATAAGATACTTCTGCAGGCTTCAGATTGTAGCATCATATTATGTATATGTATGCTTTATGCTTTATGCCAGCACAACTATGTATGTTATGGGTTTATGAATCTGAAAGTCTGAAATGGGTCAGCTCTGTTATATTGAGTTTGTATCATACAGAAGAGAACTATGTTCACTTGTTAAATTTTGGAATATCCTAACAGATGGCATTACTATTGCAGGCTGAATTGTTCATTTTACGATTATCTCGCAACAGTGGTGTTCTTGGGCTTGCTGGAACAGCATTTATTTCTGAATTGTTCCCTACAAACATCCATTACTATGGTGAAACTTCTTGTACTGATGGGATTCTATTAGTACGCCCTCTGCTGGACTTCTCGAAAGAAGATATGTATGAAGTGAGCACCCCTTTTTGTTATTGTCATGTTTAAATTAAGGTTGATTATATTGGTTTTGATGCTGTGGTACTTTATGTGATTGGGATGTTAAGGTGCTAGATTCCAGTAACCTAGGGAACAGACACCGTGTTGTTAAGATATGTATTAAGTGCACACCCGTAATACCTGTTGTGATCTACTGTATTTTCCTGTGAATGTCCCATGTCTTCATGGCATTGCGATGCTAAGGTCTATTTAACGTAGTGAAGAAACAGAATGTGTTACCTATGTTGATCCGCTTCATTTGTTCACATGTTATACTTAACATTCACCGCACAACCACTGCTAAAGCTGTTACATTAACATCATATACTCAGGTGAATTTTACCCTTTGAAGACAACTTAAGTTGGCTGTAAGGCCTTATAGTGCTTTAAGAGCACGCTGCACTATGGGTAAGTGTAGTACTCAGCTGCAAAAGAATTTAGATAGATTTTTCTTGTAGTCTTTGCATATTGAGCTTATTCTATAGCGATATAAAAACTGTTCTTGAAGCTGCAGGGAATTATACTTTTGGGGGTGAACCAAGGGTCTTCAAAGAGAAAACAGATCATATGTTCTTCCTTTTTTTCTGAACACTATGTTGCACATCTAATCTGATTAGATTTCCTTAGGCACACGAATATGCATAGAGACATCAAAGAACTTTTTAAGGATATATATGTGATGTTTGTCATATGCGAAAAATTTCTAAATTTTGATATCTAACATCTTCTGTAGATATGTCGAAAAGGTAGTATCTCATGGGTTGAAGATCCAACAAATCAGAGTCCATTGTTCGCTCGTAACAGGATCCGTCTATCATTGGGAAATTCAAAAATAGGTGAGTTGTGACTCATGCATGAAAACTTCTACTAATGTATTTTTTATACTTCAATGGAGAGATGGACTTTGTATTGCCCTGGGTACCAATTTTCGTTTCCTCTCTTGTGACTCAAATTCTTATGCCACATATTTGGACTTCTCTAGAGTCTAAAACATATTTGGTGGAGATATTCAAGATTTATGTTCTGCATTTTGTACATGACATAGTTTTAGGCCTGTTTGGCATCTTGATAAAGTTTTGCTTGTATCTAAGATTTCAGGTACCTTCAGATCTGAAGTGCAAGCGCTTGTTTCTGCCTGTCGAAAAACACGTTCTTTTGTTGATAGAATTTGCTCTAATCTGATAAATCAGACTGTGACTGTCAATGCTGTAAGTAACTAATCTCATATAGACGAGAGTCGATATATTCAATGAAACTCATGTTTTAGTTAGCATCTTATTTATCAGTTTATGGTAGTTGAAAGTCTCCttcgtgtttttcttttttcttgagaCCTGGTTTACTACTAAATCGTTATTAAAATTCACCTTCGGCTCTTTCTTTACAAGAACATTAGCTGTACTTATCCCTATTTAATATACTATTTTCATATTGAGAGCCAAATACAATGAACAAGCTTTTGTTGGATGTCCTCTTTGGTGGCATTTTGAGCAGTGAGTGAATTAAGCATGGTTTCTCAGAAAATGAATTGCTTagtcatctttttcttttacaATGTGGTTTAGTTTGATTTAGTTTCTCATTAGTGTATCTGAACAGAACCATTTCTTTTAGAAGAAGTTAGGATTTTAAGACCCCAGTAACTTGCAAATGTGAACATTGACTAATTTTGCAGCGTGGATATGTTACCATTGATGTAGAGAAGCTGGATCCTTCAAATGTTGAAGATATATGCCTGTCCAAGTTTTTTACATTAATTTTGCAGGTATTGATGATCAGTCTATCAAATCTAATTTTAAATTCTTGGTTGTATTTTTCCTGTTACTTTTGTAGCATGGGTAAATGTTTGTGAAAGCTAAACCATGGTATAATATTTATGTTCTACGTTTTTTCAGTTTATTTCACAAAGGCATAGGCCAGTTAGAGGCAGAACTTCAAAGTTGTTGTTGGAATATGTGCGGAACTTTCCTATCAAGGTTTACTCAGCTTAACTCTggtatttgttttctttcttaccGAAGTCTAAATTTGTTCATTGAGTTGTTCCATCATAGAAAACAACCCTTAAAACATTCTTAACAATTTATTAAGGACATGCTTTCAATGGTAATATTATATCTAGACCATTCAAATAGTTAAGGTCACGAGACTCGCGACATAATCTGTAATTCCTTAAATTCCTTAATCGAGTAGGAAAACCTCAAAGGTTTCTTTCTTAATTGCCTTAAAATGGTAATAAAAGAAAAGATAATGCTTTCTGATAGTCATATGTACAAAAAATTGAATAAGTGATAAAacaacctcctcctcctcctcctcctcctcctcctcctcctcctttttctttttttttttagtttgaaaAGCTGTAAACACCTAATGACCAATTACTTAAAACACACAGTTAAGTGGCTAGCCTTATACTGAAATTAGTGTTAGTGACCAAGATTCGCATGTTTCATCGGTAGTGGATTTGTGGTAGTCGGTAGATATTTAGATCCATGCACTTGCACTTAGAAGTATGCTTCCTTACTGATGCTTGTAATAATATAATACCTGCCTTTTTGGTTTTTTCCTtaatgtttctcgaaatatgcaaTTTCTGTTAGACTGTTTCTATAACAAattaacaacacaatcaattgtAGATGTTCAAGCATGTTCTCACAGATTTTAGAAATTGTTAATCTCTATCTATTCGTTTCcactttttcaaatttttttttgacatcCCCGCAGACTTCTCTTACTGCAGCAGCTTGCTACATTTGCCCAGCTCCACGATCTAATGGCACAAAaatcctggtttgctgctctgtTGATTCTCCTTTACCATCAGAAATGGCTTCTTCTCACAAGTACTTTTGTGAAGGAAACAAGCATTTTACAACTAGCGATGTGAAGGATATACTTATGAACGCGAAATCATATTCAGATTGTTTGGTCCTACCGGATGCCTCAGATGTGCCATTTCTACACGCAACAACCTCAGAATCTATTCTAGGAGAAGCAAAAAGACGCCGTCTTCTTAGTGAATCTACTCATGAAAGCATttacttattgcaaaaagaggaAATGAAGCATTTCAACACCAAAACTGAAATTATATTACCAGAACATGAGTCAAGGCAGGACATAAAACATTCCAGTACTCATCTGAGATACGCAGTTGGGCCTGGTCAATTCCACCATTTTATGAACAGATTCTTGTTAATGTGGAGAGTTCAAAAGCTACCCGCTGGGGAGATTGCTTCAAACTGGAACGCGGAATTGGTATCTCAGGATTTTCCTTGCAGTTCATGCGTGGTTGGCCAGGAAGCTTCAGTGCGCACAATGGTGGAAGCTGATTGGCTGTATCTTGCTAGGCTTTCTAAAGGTCAAACACTAGAATCATGTCAAGAAGATAAACTTTTGTCTGCTTGTAAGATGGGGAAGAAAGTCTCATGTTCAGATTATGTGAGGCTATCAGCACAGAAAGCTCTCCTGATCTTGAAATTAATTCCTGTAGCTGCAAGGAGAGGCTTACCCGTCCTAGTGAATCCTCAAGGGCTACTGCTTAGTATTCCGGTACGTCCACTCTGTTAGTTTTCTAGTCGGAGCGATATACAACTCCATTCTACTATTTGGGCGTTGAATTTATTGTTTTGCAATAACTATAAACGCGTTAAAATTTTGAAACTCCTTGGCACCATAAAGAACCCTAACAAATTTAAGGATCGACCTAACCTGTTATTTGACTTACCACTTACCGCTGGTGAGAAGTCACCTGTAATGAGGCATCTCATTACTTGATCGGTTTGTTAGGCATCTCATTTGTGAGGCCCTgcagctttcttcttcttctttcatctcTTTTTAGTATGTGGAAGTCCCTGATCCTTGCTTGATATGTACCGCCACCTCCTAAACAAGAATTTTCCCCAATTACCGTTAAATCAGCACTCTTTGGCTTCGGCTACTGCATGGTATCATATTAGAACTTTCCTGTTGTTATGTTTAGGAGATTGGTACTTAAGACTTATGACATTCTTATTTTTCTAATTAGGAATCTAGAAACAATCCCCATTTAATCCATATGCCATACTATGTGCAAAAGTAAACTTTCATCTTTAGCTCCCATTCTATATTGTCCAAGCCATTTTATTTTCATTGTATACAATTGGTTGATTCAGGGAGATAGCTTACTTAAATTTATATCAAACTTTTTTAACTATTCTGCTTTCACTTGGCCTTTGTGATCTGACTAGTTGTTCTGTAATTTTGTTTCAGAACATTTGTTTCAAATATTGTCGATACTTGTCAGTTTCTGCTACATACAAGCCGCGGGTACCCCTTGGAGGAGGTCATAGTTCATTTCTCTAGGTGATAAGTCCAGAGCTTTCCACTGATCGTAGAAACTAATATAACACTGGGAAGCGGTTAAAGTTTACACAGAAACTGAAGAAGATTGCTAAGCTAGTCCCTTTTGGCTTTTGGCTCTGACTGTGTATGCGAAGCTTACTGGTTCACCGTTAACCAGCTATGGATTTATCAGCTTAAAGAAAGATCAACATTGTTAAACTTGGTGAACCAATATGTTGGCTGTTGTTTTGGAGATATATGCCAAGTTATGTAAATGACAGGTGAATATGCTAAGTTATGTAAATGACAGGTGAATAGTAATGTTCTATATGAGATGCTTAGCTCTGTAATTTGTATTTTCTCCATCACACAAAGGAAATGGAAAAGTTGTATCTAGTATTTATTTTGTCAAAATATAGTGGCCTTGTACTGAGAATCAAAAACAGGTTCTGAATCAGAACAATCGACTTCAGTGGGTACCTAGTTGAAATAACAAAGGCAATTAAAATCCTCTCAGCATTACATAAATTTCTCGACACGCCTTTTGCATTAAAACCACGTAAAAACAGAGAATTGATACGCGATAAAATAAAGTGAATCAGTATCATTGCTGTTCTTTTTTCTCGAAAGTAACCAATGATTTGAACCATTTCTTCCAAGCAGCATCCTCTTGTTGATCGATCCATGACAAAAAAGCACTGTCTATCAAGCAAAAGGTATTTACATATAGAAGTTGGTACTGCACTGGAACAAACCGAAAGTTGGCAACTTGAAGAATTGGCCATACCCCTCCTTCCAAAACCAAGGCTGGTAGGAAATCCCTCTTCACATCTTCTTTCACCTGTTCCACACTCTTGCCGGTAGAAAAACCCATGTAAGTGAAAAATACGAATAAGTCCAAGGGACCAAATATGACGCCATCAACAACAACTTTGGCGGCTACAGCTCGCGCTGATTTTGGTGGGAGTTTAAGCCCTTGCTTTATGAACCGATCCAAGCCTTGGTACCTATAAAAGTAAAGTAACACCGTAGTAAGTGATATTTTCCATGGATCAAATTTTGTTATAAACCTCTAGCTTATTTTACATTTATAATATGTAGGTTTAAACGTCAATTGACCCCTTGAATGCTATACTTCACAAATCATAGACGCAAATTCCAAAAGAACAAAATCCAACAAGCTCTGTTTATTGTTATTCAATTAACTATGATATTCAATGCCCAAATGCTTAAGACTAGGTATGCAGATACTTGTCATAAATAAAAAACATTATGTAAAAACATATAACTCTCGCATTAAGCATGCAATAATTTTCACCACtatattaacaaaataaaaaagaagaccGATCGATCATAACCATTATACTACTTGCATACATGACAGTTTTCAAATATAACACGTAGGAAACATGTACCGTACACTCTGGATAACCAGTAACGATAGACCCAATACAGAACACTGCTCAACCATGGTCCATTTTTTCCAATGGAGAGGGTGCAGTAAGTATTTTCATAGACAAGTAATCTTTTTATTCCCTCCTAGGTGTATAAAGATCTGCTACCTAATTTCGTGAAAGGGTTGTGGCAGTTATAGCTGTGTCCTGCCTTCCCTACAAAAGATAATCTCGAAAGACAATAACCTAAATGGCTAAGCGATCATTTCAAAAGGTTAGCTATGACTAAATCACTCTAAAGCAAAACAATTACTAGACAGAAAATTTGCTTGTTCGGTTCAGAACTATATCAAGACCTTCAAGTGCTGAATTCTCAAAATGGGCTCACCCTTCTAAGAACACCTCTACGAATCGACTTCGGCAAAATTCCACCACTTGGCGAGAACCGTGATTATAGCCAGACCTCATCTTTTTAAAGAGAATAAGATTTAAGAATGAGAAACATGAAGACAAACCAACAAGTATCTACTTTAGAAATCTGTTACAATGTTCAGGGGTCTTTCCAAAAGATACAAAATCCGTGGGTCAGTCTAACTAGGTCCAACTTTTCAGAATGtggaaaaaaaaatcactaaAAGAATTTGCAATTC encodes:
- the LOC113349073 gene encoding uncharacterized protein LOC113349073, with translation MLASLKFPPTLPSNRFFCCHCTSSPRTEQPTIDMVKYEEAFAKRMAMAGLKPHHRIAVGVSGGPDSVALCVLTSQWKKDALIGIDEKDGCVDGLLAIVVDHGLRKESKDEANVVHDRVSKLGVRCEIASCDWLDGRPKLGHLQEAARDMRYQILQNVCLENQISVLLIAHHADDQAELFILRLSRNSGVLGLAGTAFISELFPTNIHYYGETSCTDGILLVRPLLDFSKEDMYEICRKGSISWVEDPTNQSPLFARNRIRLSLGNSKIGTFRSEVQALVSACRKTRSFVDRICSNLINQTVTVNARGYVTIDVEKLDPSNVEDICLSKFFTLILQFISQRHRPVRGRTSKLLLEYVRNFPIKTSLTAAACYICPAPRSNGTKILVCCSVDSPLPSEMASSHKYFCEGNKHFTTSDVKDILMNAKSYSDCLVLPDASDVPFLHATTSESILGEAKRRRLLSESTHESIYLLQKEEMKHFNTKTEIILPEHESRQDIKHSSTHLRYAVGPGQFHHFMNRFLLMWRVQKLPAGEIASNWNAELVSQDFPCSSCVVGQEASVRTMVEADWLYLARLSKGQTLESCQEDKLLSACKMGKKVSCSDYVRLSAQKALLILKLIPVAARRGLPVLVNPQGLLLSIPNICFKYCRYLSVSATYKPRVPLGGGHSSFL
- the LOC113349074 gene encoding protein Mpv17-like → MLKLWKLYQNCLAVHPVKTQIISSGFLWGTGDIAAQAVTHHYSIKKRHLNHDSTEAFKINWKRVGTTGLFGLAFVGPVGHFWYQGLDRFIKQGLKLPPKSARAVAAKVVVDGVIFGPLDLFVFFTYMGFSTGKSVEQVKEDVKRDFLPALVLEGGVWPILQVANFRFVPVQYQLLYVNTFCLIDSAFLSWIDQQEDAAWKKWFKSLVTFEKKEQQ